The Drosophila nasuta strain 15112-1781.00 chromosome 2L, ASM2355853v1, whole genome shotgun sequence genome window below encodes:
- the LOC132798568 gene encoding uncharacterized protein LOC132798568 gives MSHNCRGYIALQLLLALLLQQSLLQIVEARCSRPDDLVNGNTIMRRTMVRFRCNTRYTLIGRSIVSCTSDGRLTGEVPFCARAGCVNPPHPENGEIEIQRGLSAVVICKEDFVVAGNALAHCNGINWDRHLGICRHRNHTQGHACDFETEDLCGWTTELGLIQPWRRVATVGDFHMHRTGPRHDHTLQHSYGGHYMLMETNAYAYGARHFVSPIYPRELSLKTACCFRFHYFMYGSGVGSLVVSVKPSQMRLDEMWEYNARYQKFNVTGNLANEWREHTIRIDEMTQDFQVVFTVTNANSRLGDIAIDDVSLITGKECGMGSITTTTEEPVTETDLVFDFQSCESRCNASYIPDEIRTLYLFLGCGCDERCIDNGNCCPDYFAVCVFPFETTTTTTTTTTTTTTTPKPTTTPTTTTTPTTTTVKATPKTTPKVTPKTTPKTTPKTTPKPTPKPTPKPTPKPTPKITPKPTPKTTPKTTPDPLSKTTPKATPKTTPKATPKTTPTTTTKITPKPTPPTTPSTTTPTTTTTTRATPVTTNTTTTTSQAKSTKAIPTKTTQAPNRSHGKYSWPVSSKDLEGESDRQSSSGYGRFMWYSLLTIMLIIVLASVLYRWRRPNGGTIEKAVSFQKTLATKLKNAALAGGKRLRRSEASAPLYDNEDDDGYDDDVQFEEMGVDIRDVTRL, from the exons ATGTCGCACAACTGTCGAGGATACATCgcattgcagctgctgcttgctcTGCTATTGCAACAGTCGTTGCTGCAGATCGTTGAAGCACGCTGCAGCAGACCCGATGATCTGGTCAATGGCAACACAATAATGAGACGCACCATGGTGCGCTTCCGATGTAACACCCGCTATACTCTCATAGGACGATCAATCGTCAGCTGTACCTCGGATGGACGTTTGACAGGCGAAGTCCCTTTCTGTGCCA GGGCGGGATGTGTCAACCCGCCGCATCCGGAGAATggtgaaattgaaatacagCGTGGCCTGAGTGCTGTGGTCATATGCAAAGAGGACTTTGTGGTCGCTGGCAATGCTCTGGCCCACTGCAATGGCATTAACTGGGATCGCCATCTGGGCATTTGCCGGCATCGCAATCACACGCAGGGCCACGCCTGTGACTTTGAGACCGAAGATCTATGCGGCTGGACCACTGAACTGGGTCTAATTCAGCCCTGGCGACGTGTCGCCACCGTTGGCGATTTCCATATGCATCGCACGGGTCCGCGACACGATCACACACTACAGCACTCCTATGGCGGACACTACATGCTGATGGAGACCAATGCGTATGCCTATGGCGCCCGTCACTTCGTCTCACCCATTTATCCCCGTGAGCTCAGTCTGAAGACAGCCTGCTGCTTCCGTTTCCATTACTTTATGTATGGCTCCGGTGTTGGCAGTTTGGTGGTGTCCGTTAAACCCTCCCAGATGAGACTGGATGAAATGTGGGAATATAATGCACG GTATCAAAAGTTTAACGTCACTGGCAATCTGGCCAATGAATGGCGGGAGCATACGATTCGAATCGACGAGATGACCCAGGACTTTCAGGTGGTCTTCACGGTCACGAATGCCAACTCGCGTTTGGGAGACATTGCCATCGATGATGTTAGTCTCATTACGGGAAAAGAATGCGGCATGGGCAGTATTACGACCACCACGGAGGAGCCTGTTACGGAGACTGACCTTGTTTTTGACTTTCAAAGTTGCGAATCTCGTTGTAATGCCTCGTATATACCAGATGAAATTCGGACTTTATATTTGTTTCTGGGTTGCGGATGCGATGAGCGGTGTATTGATAATGGCAACTGCTGTCCCGATTACTTTGCAGTCTGTGTATTTCCTTTTGAGacgacaaccacaacaacaaccacaacgacaacaacaactacaacgccaaagccaacaacaacaccaacaacgacgacaacaccaacgacaacaactgtCAAGGCAACACCAAAGACAACGCCAAAGGTAACTCCCAAAACAACACCAAAGACTACTCCTAAGACTACCCCCAAGCCCACTCCCAAACCGACTCCCAAACCGACTCCTAAGCCAACTCCCAAGATCACCCCCAAGCCCACTCCAAAGACTACTCCAAAGACTACTCCCGATCCTCTTTCTAAAACTACTCCAAAGGCTACTCCCAAGACTACTCCAAAGGCTACTCCCAAGACTACTCCCACGACTACCACCAAAATAACGCCAAAGCCAACGCCACCAACAACACCATCAACTACaaccccaacaacaacaacaacaacaagagcgacACCAGTCACAACTaacacaacaactacaacaagtcAAGCCAAGTCGACAAAAGCAATTCCAACAAAGACAACGCAAG CACCCAACCGTTCGCATGGTAAATACAGCTGGCCAGTGAGCTCGAAGGATCTCGAAGGAGAAAGCGACAGGCAGAGCTCCTCGGGTTACGGACGCTTTATGTGGTACTCACTTCTGACCATCATGCTGATCATTGTTTTGGCAAGCGTTCTTTATCGCTGGCGACGACCCAACGGCGGTACCATCGAAAAGGCTGTCAGTTTTCAAAAGACCCTGGCGACCAAGCTAAAGAACGCCGCGCTGGCGGGTGGAAAACGCTTGAGGAGAAGTGAAGCGAGTGCTCCGCTCTATGATAACGAGGATGATGATGGCTATGATGACGATGTGCAGTTTGAGGAAATGGGCGTGGATATACGGGATGTGACGCGGCTCTAA